One window of the Takifugu rubripes chromosome 13, fTakRub1.2, whole genome shotgun sequence genome contains the following:
- the lyve1a gene encoding lymphatic vessel endothelial hyaluronic acid receptor 1a: protein MKKILLYIASALSATAVVCAQSFNGSGIRVFPAENQSVAGVFLVSHWNGLHQPQYAFNTSEARRMCGSLGVSIASKAQVKEALDRGLETCRYGWTDENLAVIPRSKALASCGQNKTGLVTWRAAVTQKFDVFCFNETDAAAQLRTTTTDSLFSSSDFPEQTHSSSTVASPTRNMPPSSSLTPFPSSSSSPADSEVESALFVGSTKGSFGAKAILITSACVLLLVAVVILAFLKLRRRHVMSADMKQPQEESIQIEEWTCGGNGQETKTDPQEDERIEVGGTCQTDVQG, encoded by the exons ATGAAGAAGATTCTTCTTTACATCGCATCAGCGCTGTCCGCCACCGCCGTTGTGTGTGCTCAGAGTTTTAATGGAAGTGGCATCAGAG TTTTCCCTGCAGAGAACCAAAGTGTTGCAGGGGTATTCCTGGTGAGTCACTGGAACGGCCTCCACCAGCCCCAGTACGCCTTCAACACCTCTGAAGCTCGGAGGATGTGCGGCTCCCTCGGCGTGAGCATCGCTTCAAAAGCACAGGTCAAAGAAGCTCTGGACAGGGGCTTGGAAACATGCAG GTACGGATGGACCGATGAAAACCTTGCAGTTATCCCCCGGAGCAAGGCTCTGGCCAGCTGTGGCCAGAACAAGACGGGCCTGGTCACCTGGAGAGCTGCAGTGACACAGAAGTTTGATGTGTTTTGCTTTAACgaaacag ATGCTGCAGCACAATTGAGGACTACAACAACTGATAGCCTCTTCAGTTCCAGCGATTTCCCCGAGCAGACTCATTCATCCTCTACAGTAGCCAGCCCCACCAGAAACATgccaccctcctcttccctcaccCCTTTTCCTTCTTCGTCCTCCAGCCCTGCGGACAGTGAGGTGGAATCGGCCCTGTTTGTCGGCAGCACAAAAGGCTCTTTTGGAG CCAAAGCTATTCTCATCACATCAGCTTGCGTCCTCCTCCTTGTCGCAGTCGTCATCCTTGCATTTCTAAAACT GAGAAGGAGACACGTAATGAGTGCTGACATGAAGCAGCCACAAGAAGAAAGCATCCAGATAGAGGAGTGGACATGTGGGGGAAATGGACAGGAAACCAAGACAGATCCTCAGGAAGATGAGAGGATAGAAGTGGGCGGCACTTGTCAAACTGATGTTCAAGGATAG